A region from the Pelodiscus sinensis isolate JC-2024 chromosome 11, ASM4963464v1, whole genome shotgun sequence genome encodes:
- the PPP1R14B gene encoding protein phosphatase 1 regulatory subunit 14B, with protein MAAPCSPESGPAGATGPRVYFQNPPGEPGQEEEEGPGRRQGKVTVKYDRKELRKRLNLEEWILEQLTQLYDCQEEEIPELEIDVDELLDMGSDEARGARVKELLVDCYKPTEAFVGDLLDKIRGMQKLSTPQKK; from the exons ATGGCAGCGCCTTGCAGCCCAGAGAGCGGCCCGGCGGGGGCCACAGGCCCCCGAGTATATTTCCAGAACCCCCCGGGGGAGCcgggccaggaggaggaggaggggccgggccggcgcCAGGGGAAGGTCACGGTGAAATACGATCGCAAGGAGCTTCGCAAGCGGCTCAACCTGGAGGAGTGGATCCTAGAGCAGCTCACGCAGCTGTACGACTGCCAg gaAGAGGAGATCCCAGAGCTGGAGATTGATGTAGATGAGCTGCTGGACATGGGCAGCGATGAGGCCCGGGGAGCCAGGGTGAAG GAGCTCCTGGTTGACTGTTACAAACCCACTGAG GCTTTTGTGGGTGACCTGCTTGACAAGATCCGGGGCATGCAGAAGCTCAGCACCCCCCAGAAGAAATGA